One genomic segment of Natrononativus amylolyticus includes these proteins:
- a CDS encoding response regulator, whose translation MSDPTVLVVDDEPAIADAHAQWLSEEYTVKTAYDGEQALELMDDSIDVVLLDRRMPGISGDEVLETVRERGYDCRVAMVSAVEPSFDILELGYDTYLVKPVSEADRLLETVETLLRRSEYDDQMQELLALASKKGTLEAKKTRSELEDHAEYQQLKKQLDALYENVSDATEQLDDDDLRAEFFELKS comes from the coding sequence ATGTCAGATCCGACCGTTCTCGTCGTCGACGACGAGCCAGCTATCGCCGATGCCCACGCCCAGTGGCTTTCCGAGGAGTACACTGTAAAAACCGCGTACGACGGAGAGCAGGCGCTCGAACTGATGGACGATTCAATCGACGTCGTGTTGCTCGACCGTCGGATGCCGGGAATCTCCGGCGACGAGGTTCTCGAGACGGTCCGCGAGCGGGGATACGACTGTCGCGTCGCGATGGTCTCTGCGGTCGAGCCGAGCTTCGATATTCTCGAGTTGGGGTACGACACCTACCTCGTCAAGCCGGTTTCGGAGGCCGACCGCCTCCTCGAGACCGTCGAGACGCTGCTTCGTCGGTCGGAGTACGACGACCAGATGCAGGAGCTGCTCGCACTCGCCTCGAAGAAGGGGACGCTCGAGGCGAAGAAGACCCGTTCGGAGCTCGAAGACCACGCGGAGTACCAGCAGCTCAAAAAGCAACTCGACGCCCTGTACGAGAACGTCTCCGACGCGACCGAACAGCTCGACGACGACGACCTGCGTGCGGAGTTCTTCGAACTCAAGAGTTGA
- a CDS encoding prephenate dehydrogenase/arogenate dehydrogenase family protein: protein MDVLIVGAGSMGRWFARATDARATFADVDPDVAAEAADAVGGAVDALEGDRRYDAVCLAVPMSQIETSVESHVGRAERAVLDVSGVMGAPLAAMAEAAPDLERASLHPLFAPERAPGTVAVVRARSGPVVEGLLEDIESRGNELLETTAAEHDEAMETVQAATHTAVLAFALAADPVPEGFGTPIYDELLALAGQVTGGTPRVYADIQRTFDGAEDVSAAASSLAAAEGEAFESLYRRAGEQVAAAASRGDGE from the coding sequence ATGGACGTACTGATCGTCGGGGCCGGATCGATGGGTCGGTGGTTCGCGCGCGCGACCGACGCGAGGGCGACGTTCGCCGACGTCGACCCCGACGTCGCCGCCGAGGCCGCAGACGCCGTCGGCGGAGCCGTCGACGCCCTCGAGGGAGACCGGCGCTACGACGCGGTCTGTCTCGCCGTTCCGATGTCCCAGATCGAGACGAGCGTCGAGAGCCACGTCGGGCGCGCGGAACGGGCGGTTCTCGACGTCTCGGGGGTGATGGGGGCGCCGCTGGCCGCGATGGCCGAGGCGGCGCCCGACCTCGAGCGCGCGAGCCTCCACCCGCTGTTCGCCCCCGAGCGGGCCCCCGGAACGGTCGCCGTCGTCCGCGCCCGGTCCGGACCGGTAGTCGAGGGACTCCTCGAGGACATCGAGTCGCGGGGGAACGAACTCCTCGAGACGACCGCCGCCGAACACGACGAGGCGATGGAGACGGTACAGGCGGCGACTCACACCGCCGTTCTGGCGTTCGCGCTGGCGGCCGACCCGGTTCCGGAGGGGTTCGGGACCCCGATCTACGACGAACTGCTCGCACTCGCCGGGCAGGTCACCGGCGGAACCCCCCGGGTGTACGCGGACATCCAGCGGACGTTCGACGGCGCCGAGGACGTTTCGGCGGCGGCGTCGTCGCTCGCGGCGGCCGAGGGCGAGGCGTTCGAGTCGCTGTACAGACGGGCGGGCGAGCAGGTCGCGGCGGCCGCGAGCCGGGGTGACGGCGAGTGA
- a CDS encoding ATPase domain-containing protein, with product MTDERISTGTDGLDDIIRGGLIPGRSYLIRGDPGTGKSILGSQYLEKGVENDETTLYVNLEETETDIKRNAATVGIDLEGVNFLDLSPDSDVFVEKQTYDIFEPNEVEKESVTEEITERVESLSPDRVFIDPVTRLRHITSDEFQFRQQVISFMRFLKENGATVVFTSQNTESTSDDDLQFLTDGTIQLERTQYGRSITIPKFRGSGVRGGKHTLRIRDDGASVYPELVPSSNVQEVPDETLPFGVPEVDEMLNGGLERGTVTIISGPTGVGKTTTGTQFLKEAAGRGERSTIYMFEETKRTLFERAEKINMPVKQMAEQGRLGIREIEPLDKSAQEFAQLVREDVEENDTKIVMIDGIDGYRLSLRGADPDLVRKLHTLGRYLKNAGVTVIFIEEVGAVTGEFEATKRNLSYLADNILILRHLEINGEMRKATGVLKKRTSDFERTLREFEISSHGLKVGEPLTELRGILSGQPRWIDDENTGREVSR from the coding sequence ATGACCGACGAGCGTATCTCGACCGGTACCGACGGCTTGGACGACATTATTCGTGGCGGGCTGATACCCGGCCGGAGCTACCTCATTCGGGGCGACCCCGGCACCGGAAAGTCGATTCTCGGCAGCCAGTACCTCGAAAAGGGGGTCGAAAACGACGAAACCACCCTCTACGTCAACTTAGAAGAGACCGAGACGGATATCAAGCGCAACGCCGCGACCGTCGGAATCGATCTCGAGGGCGTCAACTTTCTGGACCTGAGCCCCGACTCCGACGTCTTCGTCGAGAAGCAGACCTACGACATCTTCGAGCCGAACGAGGTCGAAAAGGAGTCGGTAACCGAGGAGATCACCGAGCGCGTCGAGTCGCTCTCGCCGGATCGGGTTTTCATCGACCCGGTGACGCGGCTTCGACACATCACCTCCGACGAGTTCCAGTTCCGCCAGCAGGTCATCTCGTTCATGCGGTTTCTCAAAGAGAACGGTGCCACCGTCGTCTTCACCTCACAGAACACGGAGTCGACGTCGGACGACGACCTGCAGTTTCTGACCGACGGCACCATCCAGCTCGAGCGAACCCAGTACGGCCGGTCGATCACGATCCCCAAGTTCCGGGGTTCCGGGGTTCGGGGCGGAAAGCACACGCTGCGGATCCGCGACGACGGCGCCTCGGTCTATCCCGAACTGGTGCCGAGTTCGAACGTCCAGGAGGTCCCCGACGAGACGCTCCCGTTCGGCGTTCCCGAGGTCGACGAGATGCTCAACGGCGGGCTGGAGCGGGGAACCGTCACGATCATCAGCGGGCCGACGGGCGTCGGCAAGACGACGACCGGCACGCAGTTCCTCAAGGAGGCCGCCGGCCGGGGCGAGCGGTCGACGATCTACATGTTCGAGGAGACGAAGCGCACGCTCTTCGAGCGGGCCGAGAAGATCAACATGCCGGTCAAGCAGATGGCCGAACAGGGCCGGCTCGGGATCAGGGAGATCGAACCGCTCGACAAGTCCGCCCAGGAGTTCGCACAACTCGTCAGGGAGGACGTCGAGGAGAACGACACGAAGATCGTCATGATCGACGGCATCGACGGCTATCGACTCTCGCTTCGCGGCGCCGACCCCGACCTCGTCCGGAAGCTACACACGCTCGGCCGATACCTGAAAAACGCCGGCGTCACCGTCATCTTCATCGAGGAGGTCGGCGCGGTCACCGGCGAATTCGAGGCGACGAAACGGAACCTGAGCTACCTCGCCGACAACATCCTCATCCTCCGCCACCTCGAGATCAACGGCGAGATGCGCAAGGCGACCGGCGTGTTGAAAAAGCGGACGAGCGACTTCGAGCGCACGCTCCGGGAGTTCGAAATCTCGAGTCACGGCCTCAAAGTCGGCGAGCCGCTGACCGAGCTTCGCGGAATCCTGAGCGGACAGCCGCGGTGGATCGACGACGAGAACACCGGACGCGAAGTCAGTCGATGA
- a CDS encoding small ribosomal subunit Rsm22 family protein: MTDRREAVRSNAKYLRNVRPVDPEEICEYVEGTPHPAVVRQLLREEAVSLGLVEREDGTFVPAGDEPVAPGRTPVEALPDRYANRLEELLADRYGPSWYEDASGDLLRSAIRRFKTRYFDGRAVEYDADVAAGYAIYHLPAYFAAVQYALEDLAERGLLGRRLRVLDVGAGVGGPALGLFEYLPEDALVEYHAVEPGAGADVLEALLGEAGPNVHATVHRTTAEAFDPHSVGRGDASEGFDLVLACNVLSELADPEAVLERYLGALAADGTVLAMAPADKQTSIQLRELERALEGRSIPASPDEEAERDARSVTVYGPTVRLWPGETPTDRGWSFDVRPDLAVPSFQRRLDGAATHDDHEPGEFVNVDVQFSYSLLRLDGARYVDLELDSGRWAKMAEMEAHVTNRVDLVAAKLSHSLSGDGASVDPAPDRNPLFKISDGSERVDQYAVCTRETALNRPLLEADYGAVLGFEQALVLWNDDEGAYNLIVDEETIVDRLA, from the coding sequence GTGACCGACCGCCGGGAGGCCGTCCGCTCGAACGCGAAGTACCTCCGAAACGTGCGCCCGGTCGACCCCGAGGAGATCTGCGAGTACGTCGAGGGGACGCCCCACCCGGCCGTCGTCCGACAGCTCTTACGCGAGGAGGCGGTGTCGCTCGGACTGGTCGAACGCGAGGACGGGACGTTCGTTCCGGCCGGCGACGAGCCGGTGGCGCCGGGTCGGACGCCGGTCGAGGCCCTACCCGACCGCTACGCGAACCGGCTCGAGGAGCTGCTCGCAGACCGGTACGGCCCCTCCTGGTACGAGGACGCCTCCGGCGATCTGCTCCGCTCGGCGATCCGGCGGTTCAAGACGCGTTACTTCGACGGGCGGGCGGTCGAGTACGACGCCGACGTCGCCGCCGGCTACGCGATCTACCACCTGCCGGCGTACTTCGCGGCGGTCCAGTACGCCCTCGAGGACCTCGCCGAGCGGGGGCTGCTCGGCCGGCGGCTGCGCGTCCTCGACGTGGGTGCGGGCGTCGGCGGCCCCGCGCTGGGACTGTTCGAGTACCTCCCGGAAGACGCGCTCGTGGAGTACCACGCGGTCGAGCCGGGGGCCGGCGCCGACGTCCTCGAGGCGCTGCTCGGCGAGGCCGGTCCGAACGTCCACGCGACGGTGCACCGGACGACCGCGGAGGCGTTCGACCCCCACTCCGTCGGGCGCGGCGACGCCAGCGAGGGGTTCGACCTCGTCCTCGCCTGTAACGTCCTGAGCGAACTCGCGGACCCCGAGGCCGTCCTCGAGCGCTACCTCGGGGCGCTCGCGGCCGACGGAACGGTGCTCGCGATGGCGCCGGCGGACAAACAAACCAGCATTCAACTGCGCGAACTCGAGCGCGCCCTCGAGGGTCGGTCGATCCCCGCTTCGCCGGACGAGGAGGCGGAACGGGACGCCCGGTCCGTGACCGTCTACGGCCCGACGGTGCGCCTCTGGCCCGGCGAGACGCCGACGGATCGGGGCTGGTCGTTCGACGTCAGACCGGATCTCGCGGTGCCGTCGTTTCAGCGACGACTCGACGGGGCGGCGACCCACGACGACCACGAGCCGGGCGAGTTCGTCAACGTCGACGTGCAGTTTTCCTACTCGTTGCTCCGCCTCGACGGCGCCCGCTACGTCGACCTCGAACTCGACTCCGGCCGGTGGGCGAAGATGGCCGAGATGGAGGCACACGTCACGAACCGCGTCGACCTGGTCGCCGCCAAACTCAGCCACTCGCTGAGCGGTGACGGCGCGAGCGTCGATCCCGCGCCGGACCGAAACCCGCTGTTCAAGATCAGCGACGGCAGCGAGCGGGTCGACCAGTACGCCGTCTGCACCCGGGAGACGGCGCTCAACCGCCCGCTGCTCGAGGCCGACTACGGCGCCGTGCTCGGCTTCGAGCAGGCGCTGGTGCTCTGGAACGACGACGAGGGGGCGTACAACCTGATCGTCGACGAGGAGACGATCGTCGACCGCCTCGCCTGA
- a CDS encoding two-component system sensor histidine kinase NtrB, which translates to MTRNTTSGGSKFETGVGRVLVLIEHGRDRTLLVDWLRETYGGTVVTSSDAIDDGFDLCVVDERSFVRHRDRLADRKCRDAPRFLPYLMLASGEETERVAATWELIDEVAVVPLQKTVLKARIDGLLRRRQLSTELDQQKRHSEQRFRSLFETAPDPVFVVDDAGRIQDVNDAFCRLTSLSRPEALGMGLEDCAVFPSETTDELLASMVDDRAEGQTRTVQYHPVSGGRRYAEVSTATVSTAAADDAALCLLHDVTDRERRERELKEQNKRLDEFASMLAHELRNPLGIAQVYLNMARQGDDDAFGQVDDALVRMEEMIDELLSVARRGRTTGEVKPTDLEEIVQEAWEQVAPSTATLETDELDREVLAKPGPLTEVFKNLFENAIEHVGPEVTVRVGLTDGGIYVEDDGPGIGPDDPGAVFESGYTTAENGTGLGLTIVDRIISAHGWEVDASDPGGARFTIDGVTFVEQSSG; encoded by the coding sequence ATGACGAGAAACACGACATCGGGTGGGTCGAAGTTCGAGACGGGCGTCGGCAGAGTACTCGTCCTGATCGAACACGGGCGCGATCGGACGCTTCTCGTCGACTGGCTGCGTGAGACCTACGGCGGGACGGTCGTCACCTCGAGCGACGCGATCGACGACGGGTTCGATCTGTGCGTCGTCGACGAGCGGTCGTTCGTCCGCCACCGGGATCGGCTGGCCGACCGCAAGTGCCGGGACGCGCCGCGGTTTCTGCCGTACCTCATGCTCGCGTCGGGCGAGGAGACCGAGCGCGTCGCGGCGACCTGGGAGCTGATCGACGAGGTTGCGGTGGTCCCGCTCCAGAAGACGGTGCTGAAGGCCCGGATCGACGGGCTGTTGCGCCGCCGCCAGCTCTCGACGGAGCTGGATCAGCAAAAGCGCCACAGCGAACAGCGCTTTCGGTCGCTGTTCGAAACCGCTCCCGACCCGGTGTTCGTCGTAGACGACGCTGGTCGGATACAGGACGTCAACGACGCGTTCTGCCGGCTGACCAGCCTCTCTCGACCCGAGGCGCTCGGGATGGGCCTCGAGGACTGTGCCGTCTTCCCCTCGGAGACGACGGACGAACTGCTGGCGTCGATGGTCGACGACCGCGCGGAGGGCCAGACGCGGACCGTCCAGTATCACCCCGTCTCCGGCGGCCGGCGGTACGCGGAGGTGAGCACGGCGACCGTCTCGACGGCGGCGGCCGACGACGCCGCGCTGTGTCTCCTCCACGACGTCACCGACCGCGAGCGGCGCGAGCGCGAACTCAAAGAACAGAACAAGCGCCTCGACGAGTTCGCGAGCATGCTCGCTCACGAGCTGCGAAATCCGCTCGGCATCGCCCAGGTGTATCTGAACATGGCGCGTCAGGGCGACGACGACGCCTTCGGACAGGTCGACGACGCGCTCGTCCGGATGGAGGAAATGATCGACGAACTGCTCTCGGTCGCTCGCCGCGGACGCACCACCGGCGAGGTGAAACCGACCGATCTCGAGGAGATCGTCCAGGAGGCCTGGGAGCAGGTGGCGCCGTCGACCGCGACCCTCGAGACGGATGAACTCGATCGAGAAGTGCTGGCGAAACCGGGGCCGCTGACGGAGGTGTTCAAGAACCTGTTCGAGAACGCGATCGAACACGTCGGCCCGGAGGTGACGGTCCGCGTCGGACTCACCGACGGCGGCATCTACGTCGAGGACGACGGGCCCGGGATCGGACCCGACGACCCCGGGGCCGTCTTCGAGTCGGGGTATACGACCGCCGAGAACGGGACCGGTCTCGGGTTGACCATCGTCGACCGGATCATCTCCGCACACGGCTGGGAGGTCGACGCCAGCGATCCCGGGGGCGCCCGCTTTACGATCGACGGCGTCACCTTCGTCGAGCAGAGCAGCGGGTGA